One Candidatus Binatota bacterium genomic window carries:
- a CDS encoding tetratricopeptide repeat protein, translated as MKDHQQLAHARGVVFSALTAMICASLLLGPLPALASSGEDTLYRARRYIRAAELCDSVQLKDRLYREAEELAREVLLENPREADAHFLLFASAGGRAMAKGPGLSAIVQMSPLRRHLDTALEIDPQHAHALGVKGGILLGLPRLLGGNLDKALSYLKRAVELNPTGANTRLSLARALLKKGDRNGAKLNAQLAGHYASLTKRTPVLVAADKLLNSLDGSST; from the coding sequence TTGAAAGACCACCAACAGCTCGCTCACGCACGAGGCGTAGTATTTTCAGCCTTGACGGCGATGATTTGTGCCTCCCTGTTACTAGGGCCCCTGCCAGCCCTGGCCTCGAGCGGCGAGGATACCCTTTACCGCGCCCGCCGCTACATACGAGCGGCCGAGCTCTGCGATTCGGTGCAATTGAAAGACCGCCTCTACCGCGAAGCGGAAGAACTGGCGAGAGAAGTCCTGCTCGAAAACCCAAGGGAAGCCGATGCCCACTTCCTACTGTTTGCCTCGGCTGGCGGCAGGGCCATGGCTAAGGGCCCGGGGCTTTCGGCCATTGTCCAGATGTCGCCCCTGAGACGACACCTCGACACCGCGCTGGAAATAGACCCCCAGCACGCGCACGCCCTGGGCGTGAAAGGTGGCATCCTACTGGGACTGCCCCGACTACTCGGCGGCAATCTCGACAAAGCGCTCTCCTACCTGAAGCGCGCGGTTGAACTCAACCCCACCGGCGCCAATACAAGGCTGTCACTCGCCAGGGCTCTACTGAAAAAAGGCGACCGCAACGGGGCCAAGCTAAACGCCCAGCTTGCCGGCCACTACGCGAGCCTGACCAAGCGAACCCCGGTACTGGTTGCTGCCGACAAGCTCTTGAATTCGCTGGACGGCAGCTCAACCTGA
- the mazG gene encoding nucleoside triphosphate pyrophosphohydrolase: protein MDTGDTFAQLVRLMHRLRAPGGCSWDAAQTHQSLKPYFVEETYEALEAIDSGSDRELQEELGDVLLQVLFHSEIAGERLAFTIDDVVEGLSSKLIRRHPHVFADGDAETPEEVARNWTRLKLEERKATATPGQQPSVIDGVPAALPTLLKAHRLGEKAAGGGFDRASADDMRSQLDTGLTRLDAALAADDDQQSELVIGEVLLSLVDLARKIGVNADTALAGRLRRFENRFRLLETSFAGREASDIGAGELEHAWKKTDDQG from the coding sequence ATGGACACCGGCGACACTTTCGCTCAGCTCGTCCGCCTCATGCACCGCCTGCGCGCGCCAGGCGGTTGTTCCTGGGACGCGGCGCAGACCCACCAATCACTGAAGCCCTACTTCGTCGAGGAAACTTACGAAGCTCTGGAGGCCATTGATTCGGGCTCCGACCGCGAACTGCAGGAAGAACTAGGCGACGTCCTGCTGCAGGTTCTTTTCCATTCTGAAATCGCTGGAGAGAGACTGGCCTTCACGATCGATGACGTGGTGGAAGGTTTGAGCTCCAAGCTCATTCGCCGACATCCACACGTCTTTGCTGACGGCGACGCTGAAACCCCTGAAGAAGTCGCCCGCAACTGGACCCGCCTCAAACTCGAAGAACGAAAAGCCACAGCAACCCCGGGTCAGCAGCCTTCGGTTATAGACGGGGTACCAGCCGCCCTTCCCACCCTGCTCAAAGCTCATCGCCTGGGAGAAAAGGCAGCGGGCGGTGGTTTTGACCGCGCCAGCGCCGACGATATGCGCTCACAGCTCGACACGGGCCTCACACGCCTCGATGCCGCCCTCGCAGCCGACGACGACCAGCAAAGCGAACTTGTCATAGGCGAGGTACTGTTATCGCTCGTCGACCTGGCGCGCAAAATCGGGGTAAACGCAGACACGGCACTAGCCGGGCGGCTGCGTCGATTTGAAAACCGCTTCCGACTCTTGGAGACCAGCTTTGCCGGCCGCGAAGCCAGCGATATCGGCGCGGGCGAACTGGAACACGCCTGGAAAAAAACCGACGATCAGGGTTGA